Proteins from a single region of Amycolatopsis sp. CA-230715:
- a CDS encoding ion transporter yields MTTAGTRRRVSALDVAMLALALFSVGLLVFVTFFPHPAETARVVFIVDTAICGVFLLEFLYRWRRHGWEKKFPLRNWYEVLGMIPIAHPALRGFRLLRVVVVLVRLARTADRAFGERFTQRLVERLSRPIVLAIKKPITIAVMDEVVKVVETGNYPQNLARSLSDNHDLLRAVVTEKLRNDPQTGRLAKLPFHDEIVRSVVDTVMRVTLEVLADPRIDDFFAHVVKENREQIRQAVELGLNERDDEDLVAQLPTRPQHRP; encoded by the coding sequence ATGACCACCGCAGGCACCCGGCGCCGGGTCAGCGCGCTCGACGTGGCGATGCTCGCGCTCGCGCTCTTTTCCGTCGGCCTGCTCGTGTTCGTGACGTTCTTCCCCCACCCCGCCGAAACCGCGCGCGTGGTGTTCATCGTCGACACCGCGATCTGCGGAGTGTTCCTGCTGGAGTTCCTGTACCGGTGGCGGCGGCACGGCTGGGAGAAGAAGTTCCCGCTCCGCAACTGGTACGAGGTGCTCGGGATGATCCCGATCGCACACCCCGCGCTGCGCGGGTTCCGGCTGCTGCGGGTCGTCGTGGTGCTCGTCCGGCTCGCGCGCACCGCGGACCGCGCGTTCGGCGAGCGGTTCACCCAGCGCCTCGTGGAACGGCTTTCGCGGCCGATCGTGCTGGCGATCAAGAAACCGATCACGATCGCGGTCATGGACGAGGTGGTGAAGGTCGTGGAAACCGGGAACTACCCGCAGAACCTGGCTCGCTCCCTTTCGGACAACCACGACCTGCTGCGCGCCGTGGTCACCGAAAAGCTCAGGAACGACCCGCAAACCGGGCGGCTGGCGAAACTGCCGTTCCACGACGAAATCGTGCGGTCCGTTGTGGACACCGTGATGCGGGTGACCCTCGAGGTGCTCGCCGACCCGCGCATCGACGACTTCTTCGCGCACGTGGTGAAGGAGAACCGTGAACAGATCAGGCAGGCCGTCGAACTGGGCCTCAACGAACGTGACGACGAAGACCTCGTGGCGCAACTCCCCACCCGCCCACAGCACCGGCCCTGA
- a CDS encoding TetR/AcrR family transcriptional regulator encodes MGTGERVARIGDAAIAVIAGEGMRGLTHRAVDRAAKLPPGSTSYYARTRAALLELAVTRMVELDVTAALPAAPHGPEEAAAYVARFVHALLESGPRMIARYEFALEATRRPEVREIYQRAALEFRRRCAEVLATVGSPDPGRHARMVIAWCEGLIFDTVAGGGSNEPPSFDELHADTRELLRGMLG; translated from the coding sequence GTGGGCACGGGGGAGCGGGTGGCGCGGATCGGTGATGCCGCGATCGCGGTCATCGCGGGCGAGGGCATGCGCGGACTCACCCACCGCGCCGTGGACAGGGCCGCGAAGCTGCCGCCGGGGTCCACTTCGTACTACGCGCGGACGCGCGCGGCGCTGCTGGAGCTCGCGGTCACCAGGATGGTCGAGCTCGACGTGACGGCCGCGCTGCCCGCGGCCCCGCACGGCCCCGAGGAGGCCGCCGCGTACGTCGCCAGGTTCGTGCACGCGTTGCTGGAGAGCGGGCCCCGGATGATCGCCCGCTACGAGTTCGCGCTCGAAGCGACCCGGCGGCCGGAGGTGCGGGAGATTTACCAGCGCGCCGCGCTGGAATTCCGCCGACGCTGCGCCGAAGTGCTGGCCACGGTGGGCTCGCCCGACCCCGGCAGGCACGCGCGCATGGTCATCGCGTGGTGCGAGGGCCTGATCTTCGACACCGTGGCCGGTGGAGGATCGAACGAGCCGCCGTCGTTCGACGAACTGCACGCGGACACCCGTGAGCTGCTGCGGGGCATGCTGGGCTGA
- a CDS encoding response regulator transcription factor has translation MIRVLLADDEAMIRAGVAAILSADPGIEVVAQAEDGRDAVEQVRRTRPDVALLDIRMPHLDGLEASAEIRRLVPETAVIILTTFGEDAYIARALGDGASGFLLKSGDPRELMAAVRAVAEGAAFLSPKIAQRVIAQLPSDRLSRAAAARERITALTDREREVLALVGSGLSNADIAGKLFVVEGTVKAYVSSILSRLDAKNRVQAAIIAYEAGLVTG, from the coding sequence GTGATTCGCGTGCTGCTGGCCGACGACGAGGCGATGATCAGGGCCGGGGTCGCCGCGATCCTGTCCGCCGATCCCGGGATCGAGGTGGTCGCGCAGGCCGAGGACGGCAGGGACGCCGTCGAACAGGTGCGCCGGACCAGGCCCGACGTCGCGCTGCTGGACATCAGGATGCCGCATCTCGACGGTCTCGAAGCGAGCGCGGAGATCCGCAGGCTGGTGCCGGAGACCGCGGTGATCATCCTGACCACGTTCGGCGAGGACGCCTACATCGCGCGGGCGCTCGGCGACGGCGCGAGCGGGTTCCTGCTGAAGTCGGGTGATCCGCGCGAGCTGATGGCGGCGGTGCGAGCGGTGGCCGAGGGCGCGGCGTTCCTCTCGCCCAAGATCGCGCAGCGCGTCATCGCCCAGCTGCCGAGCGACCGGCTCTCGCGCGCCGCGGCCGCGCGCGAGCGGATCACCGCGCTGACCGACCGGGAACGCGAAGTGCTCGCACTTGTCGGTTCCGGACTGTCCAATGCGGACATCGCGGGCAAGCTGTTCGTGGTCGAAGGAACGGTGAAGGCCTACGTCAGTTCGATACTGTCCAGATTGGACGCGAAGAACCGGGTGCAGGCCGCCATCATCGCCTACGAGGCCGGTCTGGTGACGGGCTGA
- a CDS encoding glutamate ABC transporter substrate-binding protein has protein sequence MRGARLFLALVLVAVLTACSGAGGSPSDPLVDRAAKTGKLTVGIRFDQPGLSERTVDGRYVGFDVDVAKYVANALGVAPDGITWRETTSATRETDLTSGKVDMVVAAYSITPKREQQVAFAGPYFTTGQDLLVRRSSADITGPDSLNDKRLCSVAGSTPAQQVRDRFAQAVRLVEYPRYPDCVTALLAGQIDAVTTDAVILAGYVAQNPELLRVVGKPFSTERYGVGLRKGDAKTVTAVGDAIRAMIGDGEWRKSLQRTIGASGYPLPPAPEVARK, from the coding sequence GTGCGCGGCGCACGGCTGTTCCTCGCGCTGGTGCTGGTCGCGGTCCTCACCGCGTGTTCCGGGGCGGGCGGCTCCCCGTCCGACCCGCTGGTGGACAGGGCGGCGAAGACCGGGAAGCTCACCGTCGGAATCCGCTTCGACCAGCCGGGCCTTTCCGAGCGGACGGTCGACGGCCGCTACGTCGGGTTCGACGTGGACGTGGCGAAGTACGTGGCGAACGCGCTCGGGGTCGCCCCGGACGGCATCACCTGGCGCGAGACGACCTCGGCGACGCGGGAGACCGACCTCACCTCCGGCAAGGTCGACATGGTGGTGGCGGCCTACTCGATCACGCCGAAGCGCGAGCAGCAGGTGGCGTTCGCCGGGCCGTACTTCACGACCGGGCAGGACCTGCTGGTGCGGCGCTCGTCGGCGGATATCACCGGCCCGGATTCGCTCAACGACAAGCGGCTGTGCTCGGTGGCGGGGTCGACCCCGGCGCAGCAGGTGCGGGACCGGTTCGCGCAGGCCGTGCGGCTCGTCGAGTACCCGAGGTACCCCGACTGCGTGACCGCGCTGCTGGCGGGCCAGATCGACGCGGTGACCACGGACGCGGTGATCCTCGCCGGGTACGTGGCGCAGAACCCGGAGCTGCTGCGGGTGGTCGGCAAGCCGTTCTCCACCGAACGGTACGGCGTCGGGCTGCGCAAGGGCGACGCGAAGACGGTGACCGCGGTCGGCGACGCGATCCGCGCGATGATCGGCGACGGCGAATGGCGGAAGTCCTTGCAGCGCACCATCGGCGCGTCCGGCTACCCGCTGCCACCGGCACCGGAGGTCGCCAGGAAATGA
- a CDS encoding DsbA family protein produces MGGAERTARKQRQEKAAKRAVAQARGGDANKKMIVGVIAVVVLAAIVIGGVLWTNASKDKTAGQDVTPQVDRVVGGQVVEKREGVTVLVGKPGVKKVVDIYADFLCPVCGQFQEAYGKQLEDKMNNGELGVRYHMVPMLNNSSVPPGYSLQSANAALLAADVGKFTPFHDSLFKEQPEEGKRGYDKGQLIKLGQGLGITDPKFAAGVNGGVYEQQIIAAFAQTSKDPNFKGTPTVVYNGARVEFTDPGWLDKMLGGGKG; encoded by the coding sequence GTGGGTGGAGCGGAACGGACCGCGCGCAAGCAACGCCAGGAGAAGGCGGCGAAGCGCGCGGTCGCGCAGGCACGGGGTGGCGACGCCAACAAGAAGATGATCGTGGGCGTGATCGCCGTCGTGGTGCTCGCCGCGATCGTCATCGGCGGCGTGCTGTGGACCAACGCCTCGAAGGACAAGACCGCGGGCCAGGACGTCACCCCGCAGGTCGACCGGGTCGTGGGCGGCCAGGTGGTGGAAAAGCGCGAGGGCGTCACGGTGCTCGTCGGCAAACCGGGTGTGAAGAAGGTCGTGGACATCTACGCCGACTTCCTGTGCCCGGTGTGCGGGCAGTTCCAGGAGGCCTACGGCAAGCAGCTCGAGGACAAGATGAACAACGGCGAGCTGGGCGTGCGGTACCACATGGTCCCGATGCTCAACAATTCCTCGGTCCCGCCGGGGTATTCGCTCCAGTCCGCCAACGCCGCGCTGCTCGCCGCGGACGTCGGAAAGTTCACCCCGTTCCACGACAGCCTTTTCAAGGAACAGCCGGAAGAAGGAAAGCGCGGTTACGACAAGGGGCAGCTGATCAAGCTCGGCCAAGGGCTCGGCATCACCGACCCGAAGTTCGCCGCCGGCGTCAACGGCGGTGTCTACGAGCAGCAGATCATCGCCGCGTTCGCGCAGACCTCGAAGGACCCGAACTTCAAGGGCACCCCGACCGTCGTCTACAACGGTGCGCGCGTCGAATTCACCGACCCCGGCTGGCTGGACAAGATGCTCGGCGGCGGCAAGGGCTGA
- the hrpB gene encoding ATP-dependent helicase HrpB — protein MSLLTLPDLPVRAVLPELAEAMARHGTAVLVAPPGTGKTTVVPLALAEGTEGRIVVAEPRRLAARAAAARMAALLGEPVGETVGYAVRGDRKVSKRTRIEVVTSGLLVRRVQGDPELPGVSTVLLDECHERHLDADLLLALLLDVRAGLRDDLRLLATSATVASGKLAALLGSAPVLTATAKTYDVDVGYHAPLRDERLEATVARIVHIALSEVEGDVLAFLPGVGEIARTSALLADLSDVDVLPLHGRLTAARQDAALKPGARRRVVLATAVAESSLTVPGVRAVVDSGRSRVPRVDHRRGLPGLATVRVSAAVADQRAGRAGREAPGRAYRCWPSHEQAGLPAYPEPEIKVAELSRLALELACWSTPEGAGLSWWDEPPEGPFAAGRELLRTLGATTAEGSATARGTAMAALGLHPRLARALLDGAAEVGPRCAAEVVALLDAGGGGADVDAELRKLRNSADDGAKRWRREAARLAKLVEGGPERQDAALVVALAHPERLARRRAAGSRAYLMAGGTAAELPPGSGLGDTEWLAVAEATRDPGRKNGIIRLAARADEELAVRAAPGLLSTVDEVGWSGDVVARSVRRLGAIVLSERPIADPDPALVREALLTGLREAGPGLLDWSTGARRLRERLAFLHDAIGAPWPAMDDAALAERAGDWLEPELSRARRKSDLRRIDTASALRRLLPWPEAAKVDDLAPERLEVPSGSKIAVDYTANPPVLAVKLQETFGWLRTPEVAGVPVVLHLLSPAGRPTAVTSDLESFWRTGYPAVRAELRGRYPKHRWPEDPFTAEPRRGR, from the coding sequence ATGAGCCTTCTCACCCTCCCCGACCTGCCGGTGCGGGCGGTGCTGCCGGAACTGGCCGAAGCCATGGCGCGCCACGGCACCGCGGTGCTCGTGGCGCCACCCGGCACCGGGAAGACGACCGTGGTGCCGCTCGCGCTCGCCGAGGGGACCGAGGGCCGGATCGTGGTGGCCGAACCGCGCAGGCTCGCGGCGCGGGCGGCGGCGGCGCGGATGGCCGCGCTGCTCGGCGAACCGGTCGGGGAAACCGTCGGCTATGCGGTGCGCGGCGACCGGAAGGTGTCGAAGCGGACGCGGATCGAGGTGGTGACCTCGGGCCTGCTGGTGCGCCGCGTGCAGGGCGATCCCGAGCTGCCCGGCGTGTCGACGGTGCTGCTCGACGAATGCCACGAACGGCACCTCGACGCCGATCTTCTGTTGGCACTGCTGCTCGACGTGCGCGCCGGGCTGCGGGACGACCTGCGGTTGCTGGCCACCTCGGCGACCGTCGCGTCCGGGAAGCTGGCGGCGCTGCTCGGTTCGGCACCCGTGCTCACCGCCACCGCGAAGACCTACGACGTCGACGTCGGCTACCACGCGCCGCTGCGGGACGAACGCCTGGAAGCGACCGTGGCGAGGATCGTCCACATCGCACTGTCCGAAGTAGAGGGTGATGTGCTGGCTTTTCTTCCCGGTGTCGGCGAAATCGCGCGAACGTCAGCCCTACTCGCCGATCTGTCCGATGTGGACGTGCTGCCGCTGCACGGAAGGCTCACCGCCGCTCGCCAGGACGCCGCGCTGAAACCGGGCGCGCGGCGGCGAGTGGTCCTCGCCACCGCGGTCGCGGAATCGAGCCTCACCGTGCCGGGCGTGCGTGCGGTGGTCGACTCCGGCCGGTCGCGCGTGCCGCGCGTGGACCATCGGCGCGGCCTGCCCGGCCTGGCCACCGTGCGCGTGTCCGCCGCGGTCGCCGATCAGCGGGCGGGCCGCGCGGGCAGGGAGGCGCCAGGGCGCGCGTACCGGTGCTGGCCGAGCCACGAACAGGCCGGGCTGCCCGCCTACCCCGAGCCTGAGATCAAGGTAGCCGAGCTGTCCAGGCTGGCGCTCGAACTCGCGTGCTGGTCCACTCCGGAGGGTGCGGGACTGTCCTGGTGGGACGAGCCGCCGGAGGGGCCGTTCGCCGCGGGCCGCGAACTGCTGAGGACGCTCGGCGCCACCACGGCCGAGGGCTCCGCGACCGCGCGCGGCACGGCGATGGCCGCGCTGGGCCTGCACCCGCGACTGGCCAGGGCGCTGCTGGACGGCGCGGCGGAGGTCGGCCCCCGCTGCGCGGCCGAGGTGGTCGCGCTGCTCGACGCGGGTGGCGGCGGCGCGGATGTCGATGCCGAACTGCGCAAGCTGCGGAACTCCGCTGACGACGGCGCGAAGCGCTGGCGCCGTGAAGCGGCACGGCTGGCGAAGCTCGTCGAAGGCGGGCCGGAACGCCAGGACGCGGCTCTCGTCGTGGCGCTGGCACATCCCGAACGTCTCGCGCGCAGGCGCGCCGCCGGATCGCGGGCGTACTTGATGGCGGGCGGCACCGCGGCGGAACTACCGCCGGGCAGCGGGCTCGGGGACACCGAGTGGCTGGCGGTCGCCGAGGCGACGCGCGATCCCGGCCGCAAGAACGGGATCATCCGGCTGGCCGCCCGCGCGGACGAGGAACTGGCGGTGCGCGCCGCGCCCGGTCTGCTGTCCACTGTGGACGAAGTCGGGTGGTCGGGTGACGTGGTGGCGAGATCCGTGCGCAGGCTCGGGGCGATCGTCCTTTCCGAACGGCCGATCGCCGACCCCGATCCCGCGCTGGTGCGCGAGGCGCTGCTGACCGGGCTCCGCGAAGCGGGCCCCGGCCTGCTGGACTGGTCCACCGGCGCACGGCGGCTGCGGGAACGGCTGGCGTTCCTGCACGACGCGATCGGCGCACCGTGGCCCGCGATGGACGACGCGGCGCTCGCCGAGCGCGCGGGCGACTGGCTCGAACCGGAACTCTCCCGCGCGCGGCGCAAGTCCGATCTGCGCCGGATCGACACGGCGTCCGCGCTGCGCAGGCTGCTGCCGTGGCCGGAAGCGGCCAAGGTGGACGATCTCGCACCGGAACGGCTCGAAGTGCCGTCCGGCTCGAAGATCGCGGTCGACTACACCGCGAACCCGCCCGTGCTGGCGGTGAAGCTGCAGGAGACGTTCGGCTGGCTGCGCACGCCCGAGGTGGCCGGGGTGCCGGTGGTGCTGCACCTGCTCTCCCCCGCCGGGCGGCCGACCGCGGTCACCTCGGACCTGGAATCCTTCTGGCGCACCGGTTATCCGGCCGTGCGGGCGGAGCTGCGTGGCCGCTACCCGAAGCACCGCTGGCCGGAGGACCCGTTCACCGCCGAACCCCGCCGCGGCCGCTGA
- a CDS encoding FAD-dependent monooxygenase: MGGTAIVIGAGIGGLCAAIGLREAGWEVRVLERAERMGSVGAGIGLWPNALHALDELGVGERIRPLVPPPGTGTMRDRRGRVLVHWDNRELHTALGKPLAGVHRADLLEALLGALPEGTVHTGIEVTGVTANGTVRSAGGEAEADLVIGADGVRSVVRNALWPAHPGPVHGGSTAFRAVLDDVPDGVVSTVVGAGTEFGTLPLAGDRLYWYASMRAAPGVTREDPKAFLLKHFDGWPPGTRDLIDRTPSDRVLHNDLAHLRTPLASYATGKVVLLGDAAHAMLPFLGQGGCLAIEDATVLASLLSRHPVPEALARYDAERRPRTQKLVRLARRAGQASLVANPVAVAARNQLVRLLPSRGHVRRLSVPARWRPPAIVSPSPDRPRRR; encoded by the coding sequence ATGGGTGGGACGGCGATCGTGATCGGGGCCGGTATCGGCGGCCTGTGCGCGGCGATCGGGCTGCGCGAAGCGGGCTGGGAGGTCCGCGTGCTGGAGCGGGCCGAGCGGATGGGCAGCGTCGGCGCGGGCATCGGGCTCTGGCCCAACGCGCTGCACGCGCTCGACGAACTGGGCGTCGGCGAACGGATCCGCCCGCTCGTACCGCCACCGGGCACCGGCACCATGCGCGACCGGCGCGGCCGCGTCCTCGTGCACTGGGACAACCGCGAACTGCACACCGCGCTGGGCAAGCCACTGGCCGGTGTGCACCGCGCCGATCTGCTCGAAGCGCTGCTCGGCGCGCTGCCCGAAGGCACCGTCCACACTGGAATCGAGGTCACCGGGGTCACCGCGAACGGCACGGTCCGCTCGGCTGGCGGCGAAGCCGAAGCCGATCTCGTGATCGGCGCGGACGGAGTGCGCAGCGTCGTGCGGAACGCGCTGTGGCCCGCGCACCCCGGCCCCGTCCACGGTGGCAGCACGGCGTTTCGCGCGGTGCTCGACGATGTGCCCGACGGCGTCGTGTCGACGGTCGTCGGGGCGGGCACCGAGTTCGGCACGCTGCCGCTGGCAGGCGACCGGCTCTACTGGTACGCGTCCATGCGCGCGGCTCCCGGCGTCACCCGCGAAGACCCGAAAGCGTTCCTGCTCAAGCATTTCGACGGCTGGCCGCCCGGTACCCGCGACCTGATCGACCGGACGCCATCGGACCGCGTCCTGCACAACGACCTGGCACACCTGCGCACCCCGCTGGCGAGCTACGCGACGGGGAAGGTCGTTCTGCTCGGCGACGCGGCGCACGCCATGCTCCCGTTCCTCGGCCAGGGCGGCTGCCTGGCCATCGAGGACGCGACCGTGCTCGCGTCGCTGCTTTCCCGGCATCCGGTGCCCGAGGCGCTCGCGCGCTACGACGCGGAACGCAGGCCGCGCACGCAGAAGCTCGTCCGCCTCGCGAGGCGAGCGGGGCAGGCCTCGCTCGTGGCCAACCCGGTCGCGGTCGCCGCGCGGAACCAGCTCGTCCGGCTGCTGCCGTCGCGCGGGCACGTCCGCAGGCTGTCCGTGCCGGCGCGCTGGCGGCCGCCGGCGATCGTCAGCCCGTCACCAGACCGGCCTCGTAGGCGATGA
- a CDS encoding DoxX family protein translates to MLRPSPTVLDVVGTVVRLGLAAVWLAYGTAKFLDPGQTHVAVQAYDILPGGLVGLVATAMPLLEIVVGLALLFGIFTRWAAIVSGLMLLAFIGAIAQAWARGLTIDCGCFSGGGQVAADQTEYPWEILRDIGYLALAVWLTVRPSTRFSTDGWLGWGRGNSGLPVNDYSGEPEGT, encoded by the coding sequence GTGCTACGACCGTCCCCAACCGTGCTGGACGTCGTCGGGACGGTGGTCAGGCTCGGCCTGGCCGCGGTCTGGCTCGCCTACGGCACGGCCAAGTTCCTCGACCCGGGGCAGACGCATGTCGCCGTCCAGGCCTATGACATCCTGCCCGGCGGGCTCGTCGGCCTGGTCGCCACTGCGATGCCGCTGCTCGAAATCGTCGTCGGCCTCGCGCTGCTCTTCGGGATCTTCACCCGGTGGGCGGCGATCGTGTCGGGGCTCATGCTGCTGGCGTTCATCGGCGCCATCGCGCAGGCGTGGGCCCGAGGGCTGACCATCGACTGCGGCTGCTTCAGCGGCGGCGGCCAGGTCGCCGCCGACCAGACGGAGTACCCGTGGGAGATCCTGCGGGACATCGGGTACCTGGCGCTCGCGGTCTGGCTGACCGTGCGCCCGAGCACCCGGTTCTCGACCGACGGCTGGCTCGGCTGGGGACGCGGGAACTCCGGACTCCCCGTGAACGACTACTCCGGTGAACCAGAAGGGACCTGA
- a CDS encoding C40 family peptidase, with product MTAHATAMHALAGHAVQAQDKVRHNPAGLNDASHGLHQTNSAMDGAQQTAARQRQNLADNSGGKTTDRATGASSDLEKSLEQIKGEATEIQSAVEKATDALKVAENTNQQKLDEFVREATQIMRTAASLKASGNEAGAQQLLCTELPALGQRLNITVNQNMTEVNAALTGIARGLSGGGSTRPSSSGGGSAPPKSFNRGGGRGGGSGGGGGGGGSKPRLPVAIPPQPGTGVDVNLPNGHTVKAPNETAAKAVRAAMSQLGVPYVWGGTARGKGLDCSGLTMTSYGEAGLTLPRTARTQTVGAEVPSIDQLLPGDLVVWSGHVAMVVGDGQMIEAGDPVQISKIRTTNAGQQFIGFYRPTG from the coding sequence ATGACCGCGCACGCCACGGCCATGCACGCGCTGGCCGGTCACGCCGTCCAGGCGCAGGACAAGGTGCGGCACAACCCGGCCGGGCTTAACGACGCCTCGCACGGCCTGCACCAGACGAACTCGGCGATGGACGGCGCCCAGCAGACCGCCGCGCGCCAGCGCCAGAACCTCGCCGACAACAGCGGCGGCAAGACCACGGACAGGGCCACCGGCGCGTCCTCGGATCTCGAGAAGTCGCTCGAACAGATCAAGGGCGAGGCCACCGAGATCCAGTCCGCGGTGGAGAAGGCGACCGACGCGCTCAAGGTCGCCGAGAACACGAACCAGCAGAAGCTGGACGAGTTCGTGCGCGAAGCCACCCAGATCATGCGGACCGCCGCGTCGCTCAAGGCATCCGGCAACGAAGCGGGCGCACAGCAGCTGCTGTGCACCGAGCTGCCCGCGCTCGGCCAGCGGCTCAACATCACCGTCAACCAGAACATGACCGAGGTCAACGCCGCCCTCACCGGGATCGCGCGCGGCCTCTCCGGCGGCGGGTCGACCAGGCCGTCCTCGTCGGGTGGCGGATCCGCGCCGCCGAAGTCGTTCAACCGGGGCGGCGGCCGTGGCGGCGGCTCCGGTGGCGGTGGTGGCGGCGGTGGGTCGAAGCCGCGGCTGCCGGTCGCGATCCCGCCGCAGCCCGGTACCGGCGTCGACGTCAACCTGCCCAACGGGCACACCGTCAAGGCGCCGAACGAGACCGCGGCCAAGGCCGTGCGCGCCGCGATGTCCCAGCTCGGCGTGCCCTACGTGTGGGGCGGCACCGCGCGGGGCAAGGGCCTCGACTGCAGTGGCCTGACCATGACCTCCTACGGCGAAGCCGGGCTGACGCTGCCGCGCACCGCGCGCACCCAGACCGTCGGCGCGGAGGTGCCCTCGATCGACCAGCTGCTGCCAGGTGACCTCGTCGTGTGGTCGGGGCACGTGGCGATGGTCGTCGGCGACGGCCAGATGATCGAAGCCGGTGACCCGGTGCAGATCTCGAAGATCCGCACCACCAACGCCGGCCAGCAGTTCATCGGGTTCTACCGCCCGACGGGCTGA
- a CDS encoding YbaB/EbfC family nucleoid-associated protein produces the protein MDQVPLRKTTTELAAEADAQQEAFAQVGAIMAKASGTAHDADGTVEVTVDAKGKLRKLWLAPSAVNWGPARLAELILEVTQVAMREATQDSYNKVALLLGEDLTYAIEQLSGLPAPARAENDDPGMTVEEFQRQRELRLRSTQRGTPSPSVAAAPEEDDWESFDPATLRSDR, from the coding sequence ATGGACCAGGTCCCGCTCCGCAAGACCACGACCGAGCTGGCCGCCGAGGCCGATGCCCAGCAGGAAGCGTTCGCCCAGGTCGGCGCCATCATGGCGAAGGCGTCCGGCACCGCGCACGACGCCGACGGCACCGTCGAGGTCACCGTCGACGCCAAAGGCAAACTCCGCAAGCTGTGGCTCGCCCCGTCAGCCGTCAACTGGGGCCCCGCGCGGCTCGCCGAGCTCATCCTCGAGGTCACCCAGGTCGCCATGCGCGAGGCCACCCAGGACAGCTACAACAAGGTCGCGCTGCTGCTGGGCGAAGACCTCACCTACGCCATCGAACAGCTCTCCGGCCTCCCCGCACCCGCGCGCGCGGAGAACGACGACCCCGGCATGACCGTCGAGGAGTTCCAGCGCCAGCGCGAACTGCGCCTGCGCTCCACCCAGCGCGGCACCCCGTCACCGTCCGTGGCCGCCGCCCCGGAAGAAGACGACTGGGAAAGCTTCGACCCCGCCACCCTGCGCTCGGACCGCTGA
- a CDS encoding YbaB/EbfC family DNA-binding protein, producing MAEIDFDREVSRMSEQVERAEERTAAQLAKVGRVTGAAEAPDGVIRVEVNPGGLLTKLELSALALRGGSDALAAQIVQLADRATRRAGDRMFKTLAPVVGQGGERHLRSLGYEPLPDDEDDPSFRGYGGR from the coding sequence GTGGCGGAAATCGACTTCGACCGGGAGGTTTCCCGGATGTCGGAGCAGGTCGAGCGCGCTGAAGAAAGAACGGCGGCGCAGCTCGCGAAGGTCGGCAGGGTGACCGGTGCCGCGGAGGCGCCGGACGGCGTGATCCGCGTCGAGGTCAACCCCGGCGGCCTGCTCACCAAGCTCGAACTGAGCGCGCTCGCCCTCCGCGGCGGCTCCGACGCGCTGGCGGCGCAGATCGTGCAGCTCGCCGACCGGGCCACCCGCCGCGCCGGTGACCGCATGTTCAAGACGCTGGCGCCGGTGGTCGGCCAGGGCGGCGAACGGCACCTGCGCTCGCTCGGCTACGAACCGCTGCCCGACGACGAGGACGACCCGTCGTTCCGCGGCTACGGCGGAAGGTGA